Proteins found in one Sphingobium sp. V4 genomic segment:
- a CDS encoding molybdenum cofactor guanylyltransferase — protein sequence MRNGPILGAVLAGGHSSRFGSDKALALLDGKRLLDHAVAGLAPHVAEVVICGRPDTEGAGLADRPHSDMGPLGGLNAALHHALSHGFVGVLTTGCDMPYYPADLPAALIGDGAAILQGQQLLGWWPTSLAFELDAHLGEENNRSIAGWLDRIHVRVVEMPGLVLPNINRPEDLASLSS from the coding sequence ATGCGCAACGGACCGATATTGGGCGCCGTGCTGGCCGGTGGACACTCCAGCCGTTTCGGCAGCGACAAGGCGCTGGCCCTGCTCGACGGAAAAAGGCTGCTCGACCATGCCGTGGCGGGGCTGGCGCCCCATGTGGCGGAGGTGGTGATCTGCGGTCGCCCCGACACCGAAGGCGCCGGGCTGGCCGACCGGCCGCATTCCGACATGGGACCATTGGGCGGCCTCAACGCGGCGCTGCACCATGCGCTCAGCCACGGTTTCGTCGGCGTGCTGACCACCGGCTGCGACATGCCCTATTATCCCGCCGACCTCCCCGCCGCGCTGATCGGCGACGGCGCCGCGATCCTGCAAGGCCAGCAACTGCTCGGCTGGTGGCCCACCTCGCTGGCGTTCGAACTGGACGCCCATCTGGGCGAGGAGAATAACCGCTCCATCGCCGGGTGGCTGGACCGCATCCATGTGCGGGTGGTGGAGATGCCGGGACTGGTCCTGCCCAACATCAACCGGCCGGAGGATCTGGCTAGCCTTTCCTCCTGA
- a CDS encoding LysR family transcriptional regulator, which translates to MQTRLVEYFLALEREGHFARAAAQCHVSQPTLSAGIATLEAQLGKRLIRRDRKYAGLTAEGEAILPWARQLVAAAEALGQAAETARGPLKGELRLGAIPAAMPAIGCLAAAMLARHPGLNISVRALTSRQIERELAAFELDAGLTYLDFEPPAHALSVPLYVERTMLVSAVTGVPIPDPLDWAALATLPLCLLHQGMQNRRILDARLAERGLALRPLVTADSYVALLGLVQQGRLCSIIPDSHATLLEGLAWARTRPLPDMGEGSRVGVIVSDSAPMGPLAQAVLGVARELRLPPGFRVG; encoded by the coding sequence ATGCAGACCCGCCTCGTCGAATATTTCCTGGCGCTGGAGCGCGAAGGCCATTTCGCGCGGGCGGCGGCCCAATGCCATGTGTCGCAACCGACCCTGTCGGCCGGCATCGCCACGCTGGAGGCGCAACTGGGCAAGCGGCTGATCCGCCGGGACCGCAAATATGCCGGGCTGACGGCGGAGGGAGAGGCGATCCTGCCCTGGGCGCGGCAACTGGTGGCGGCGGCGGAGGCGCTGGGGCAGGCCGCGGAAACGGCGCGCGGGCCGTTGAAGGGCGAACTGCGACTGGGCGCGATCCCGGCCGCCATGCCCGCGATCGGCTGCCTCGCCGCAGCGATGCTGGCGCGGCATCCGGGGCTGAATATTTCGGTGCGGGCGCTGACATCCCGGCAGATCGAGCGCGAACTGGCGGCGTTCGAGCTGGACGCGGGGTTGACCTATCTCGATTTCGAGCCGCCCGCCCATGCCCTCTCCGTCCCGCTCTATGTCGAGCGGACCATGTTGGTGAGCGCGGTGACGGGCGTGCCCATTCCCGACCCGCTCGACTGGGCGGCTCTCGCCACGCTGCCGCTCTGCCTGCTGCATCAGGGGATGCAGAACAGGCGGATTCTCGACGCACGGCTGGCCGAGCGTGGGCTGGCGCTGCGACCCCTGGTGACGGCGGACAGCTATGTCGCGCTGCTCGGGCTGGTGCAGCAGGGGCGGCTCTGCTCGATCATTCCGGACAGTCATGCGACACTGCTGGAGGGGCTGGCCTGGGCGCGCACGCGCCCCTTGCCGGATATGGGGGAGGGCAGCCGGGTCGGCGTGATCGTGTCGGACAGCGCGCCGATGGGACCGCTGGCGCAGGCGGTGCTGGGAGTCGCGCGCGAACTGCGCCTGCCGCCGGGATTTCGGGTCGGTTGA
- a CDS encoding NAD(P)H-dependent oxidoreductase subunit E, whose amino-acid sequence MEDFVTEWTARHGATRDRLLPLLHAVQAEAGHIDDALVPAIAKALNLSRADVHGVVTFYHDFRRAAPGRHVVKLCRAESCQARGGAAIERTAAQRLGVAMGETRGDGQVALEPVYCLGLCAIGPNALVDGRPVARIDAAALERIALEVAA is encoded by the coding sequence ATGGAAGATTTTGTCACGGAGTGGACCGCGCGCCATGGCGCGACGCGCGATCGGCTGTTGCCGCTGCTTCATGCAGTGCAGGCGGAGGCGGGGCATATCGACGATGCGCTGGTCCCGGCGATTGCGAAGGCACTGAACCTCAGCCGCGCGGACGTCCATGGCGTCGTCACCTTCTATCATGATTTCCGCCGCGCGGCGCCCGGCCGCCATGTGGTGAAGCTGTGCCGCGCGGAAAGCTGCCAGGCGCGCGGCGGCGCGGCGATCGAACGGACGGCGGCGCAGCGTCTGGGCGTGGCGATGGGCGAGACGCGCGGCGACGGGCAGGTGGCCCTGGAGCCGGTCTATTGCCTGGGCCTGTGCGCCATCGGCCCCAATGCGCTGGTCGACGGCCGACCGGTGGCGCGAATCGACGCCGCCGCGCTGGAGCGGATCGCGCTGGAGGTGGCGGCATGA
- a CDS encoding formate dehydrogenase beta subunit, translating to MRVFVSRDMASVALGADDVARAFVDAGCNVVRTGSRGLFSIEPLVEVETDEGRIGFGPVGPGDVAAILDGTHAARLGRVEALPFFASQQRFTFARCGITDPLSLADYAAHGGWQGLAAARAQSPQAVIDAVKASGLRGRGGAGFPTGIKWQTVLDAPGAEKYIVCNADEGDSGTFADRMLMEGDPFCLIEGMAIAAHAVGAGHGYIYIRSEYPYCITTMRAAIDASAHLVAPFVLEVREGAGAYVCGEETALLDSIEGKRGQVRAKPPLPALQGLFGQPTVINNVLSLAAVPFVLAQGADAYAAVGFGKSRGTMPVQLAGNVKHGGLYEIGFGITLGELVNDIGGGTASGRPVRAVQVGGPLGAYFPPSMFHLPFDYEAFTAAGGLIGHAGITLFDDSVDMAHMARFAMEFCAVESCGKCTPCRIGSTRGVEIMDRIIGARDAAPSGAGGAVGGYLDKALYSRSPARIDTSLDAQTALLRDLADTMKYGSLCALGGFTPYPVLSALDHFPEDFGASAPLKEAAE from the coding sequence ATGAGGGTGTTCGTGAGTCGCGACATGGCCTCCGTCGCGCTCGGCGCGGACGATGTGGCACGCGCCTTCGTCGACGCCGGCTGCAATGTGGTGCGGACCGGGTCGCGCGGGCTGTTCAGCATCGAGCCGCTGGTCGAGGTGGAGACGGACGAAGGCCGCATCGGCTTCGGTCCCGTCGGGCCGGGGGATGTGGCGGCGATACTGGATGGCACGCACGCGGCGCGGCTGGGCCGGGTGGAAGCGCTGCCCTTCTTCGCCTCGCAGCAGCGTTTCACCTTCGCCCGCTGCGGCATCACCGATCCGCTGAGCCTTGCCGACTATGCCGCGCATGGCGGCTGGCAGGGGTTGGCCGCGGCGCGGGCGCAGTCGCCACAGGCCGTGATCGACGCCGTCAAGGCGTCGGGCCTGCGCGGGCGTGGCGGCGCGGGCTTCCCCACCGGCATCAAGTGGCAGACGGTGTTGGATGCGCCCGGCGCCGAGAAATATATTGTCTGCAACGCCGATGAGGGCGACAGCGGCACCTTCGCCGACCGGATGCTGATGGAAGGCGATCCATTCTGCCTGATCGAGGGCATGGCGATCGCAGCCCATGCGGTGGGTGCGGGCCATGGCTATATCTATATCCGCTCCGAATATCCCTATTGCATCACGACCATGCGCGCGGCGATCGACGCGTCGGCGCATCTGGTCGCGCCCTTCGTGCTGGAGGTGCGCGAGGGTGCGGGCGCCTATGTCTGCGGCGAGGAAACGGCGCTGCTCGACAGCATCGAGGGCAAGCGAGGCCAGGTACGCGCCAAGCCGCCCCTGCCGGCGCTGCAAGGTCTGTTCGGCCAGCCGACCGTCATCAACAATGTGCTGAGCCTGGCGGCCGTGCCGTTCGTCCTGGCCCAAGGAGCAGACGCCTATGCGGCGGTCGGTTTCGGCAAGTCGCGCGGCACCATGCCGGTGCAGCTGGCGGGCAATGTGAAGCATGGCGGCCTCTACGAGATCGGCTTCGGCATCACCCTTGGCGAGCTGGTGAACGACATCGGCGGCGGCACGGCGAGCGGTCGCCCGGTGCGCGCGGTCCAGGTGGGCGGGCCGCTGGGCGCCTATTTCCCGCCGTCCATGTTCCATCTGCCCTTCGATTATGAAGCGTTTACGGCTGCGGGTGGCCTCATCGGCCATGCCGGGATCACCCTGTTCGACGACAGCGTGGACATGGCGCATATGGCGCGCTTTGCGATGGAGTTCTGCGCGGTGGAAAGCTGCGGCAAATGCACCCCCTGCCGCATCGGATCGACCCGCGGGGTGGAGATCATGGACCGGATCATCGGTGCGCGCGATGCCGCACCGTCAGGCGCGGGTGGAGCGGTCGGCGGCTATCTCGACAAGGCGCTCTATTCCCGTTCCCCCGCTCGTATCGACACCTCGCTCGACGCGCAGACCGCCCTTCTGCGCGACCTGGCCGACACGATGAAATATGGCTCGCTCTGCGCGCTGGGCGGTTTCACGCCCTATCCGGTGCTGAGTGCGCTCGACCATTTCCCCGAGGATTTCGGCGCTTCTGCGCCTTTGAAGGAGGCCGCGGAATGA
- the fdhF gene encoding formate dehydrogenase subunit alpha, whose product MSFSRETDHGTPPALATGNSVTLTIDGQSVTLPEGTSIMRAASLLGGSIPKLCATDSVESFGSCRLCLVEVEGRNGYPASCTTPVAQGMVVRTQSDRIKQLRRGVMELYISDHPLDCLTCAANGDCELQEQAGAVGLRDVRYGYDGATNMGQAKDQSNPYFDFDPSKCIVCSRCVRACEEVQGTFALTIENKGFESKVAASQGEDFLGSECVSCGACVQACPTASLIEKAVVEVGTPDRAVVTTCAYCGVGCTFRAEMRGEELVRMVPWKEGKANRGHSCVKGRFAWGYAQHQDRILNPMIRASVDEPWREVSWEEAIAHTASEFRRIQAQYGTRSIGGITSSRCTNEETFLVQKLIRQGFGNNNVDTCARVCHSPTGYGLKTTFGTSAGTQDFDSVMQSDVILVIGANPTDGHPVFASRMKKRLRQGAKLIVVDPRRTDLVKSPHIEAEHHLPLRPGTNVAMLTAMAHVIVTEKLYDEAFIRARCDWDEFVDWADFVSQPARSPEAIEPLTGVKADAVRAAARLYATGGNGAIYYGLGVTEHSQGSSTVMAIANLAMATGNIGREGVGVNPLRGQNNVQGACDMGSFPHEYSGYRHVSDDATRKLFETAWGVALDSEPGLRIPNMLDAATDGTFKGLFIQGEDILQSDPNTHHVAAGLAAMECVVVQDLFLNETANYAHVFLPGSTFLEKDGTFTNAERRIQRVRKVMAPLNGPNGQGYADWEIVQLVANAMGLDWTYDHPSQIMDEIAALTPTFAGVHYDRLDAERSLQWPANDAAPDGTPTMHIDGFVRGRGKFVVTDYVPTDEKTGPRFPLLLTTGRILSHYNVGAQTRRTANTAWHPEDRLEIHPSDADNRGLKDGDWVTLRSRAGETTLRAILTERVAPGVVYTTFHHPETQANVITTDYSDWATNCPEYKVTAVQVSASNGPSDWQRDYAEQARHSRRIAPLEAAE is encoded by the coding sequence ATGAGCTTTTCCCGCGAAACCGACCATGGCACCCCACCGGCGCTCGCCACCGGCAACAGCGTCACCCTGACCATCGACGGCCAGAGCGTCACCCTGCCCGAAGGCACCAGCATCATGCGCGCCGCCTCGCTGCTGGGCGGCTCCATCCCGAAACTCTGCGCGACCGACAGCGTCGAAAGTTTCGGCTCCTGCCGCCTCTGCCTGGTCGAGGTGGAGGGGCGCAATGGCTATCCCGCCTCCTGCACCACGCCGGTCGCGCAGGGCATGGTGGTCCGCACCCAGAGCGATCGCATCAAGCAGCTGCGGCGCGGGGTGATGGAACTCTATATCTCCGACCATCCGCTCGACTGCCTGACCTGCGCCGCCAATGGCGACTGCGAATTGCAGGAACAGGCCGGCGCGGTCGGGTTGCGCGACGTGCGCTACGGCTATGACGGCGCGACCAACATGGGGCAGGCGAAGGACCAGTCGAACCCCTATTTCGATTTCGATCCCAGCAAGTGCATCGTCTGTTCGCGCTGCGTGCGGGCTTGCGAGGAGGTGCAGGGGACGTTCGCCCTCACCATCGAGAACAAGGGATTCGAATCCAAAGTCGCCGCTTCGCAAGGCGAGGATTTTCTCGGCTCCGAATGCGTGTCCTGCGGCGCCTGCGTTCAGGCCTGCCCGACCGCCAGCCTGATCGAGAAGGCGGTGGTGGAGGTCGGCACGCCCGACCGCGCCGTCGTCACCACCTGCGCCTATTGCGGCGTCGGCTGCACCTTCCGCGCGGAAATGCGGGGCGAGGAACTGGTGCGGATGGTGCCGTGGAAGGAAGGCAAGGCCAATCGCGGCCATAGCTGCGTCAAGGGCCGCTTCGCCTGGGGCTATGCCCAGCATCAGGACCGTATCCTCAACCCCATGATCCGCGCATCGGTGGACGAGCCGTGGCGCGAAGTGTCGTGGGAGGAGGCGATCGCCCATACCGCGTCGGAGTTCCGCCGCATCCAGGCGCAATATGGAACGCGCAGCATCGGCGGCATCACGTCCAGCCGCTGCACCAACGAGGAAACCTTCCTCGTCCAGAAGCTGATCCGCCAGGGGTTCGGCAACAACAATGTCGATACCTGCGCCCGCGTCTGCCACTCGCCGACCGGCTACGGCCTCAAGACTACCTTCGGCACGTCGGCGGGGACGCAGGATTTCGACAGCGTGATGCAGTCGGACGTGATCCTGGTGATCGGCGCCAATCCCACGGACGGGCACCCGGTATTCGCGTCGCGCATGAAGAAGCGCCTCCGTCAGGGCGCGAAGCTGATCGTCGTCGATCCGCGCCGCACCGATCTGGTCAAGTCGCCCCATATCGAGGCGGAGCATCACCTGCCCCTGCGCCCGGGCACCAATGTCGCCATGCTGACGGCGATGGCGCATGTGATCGTCACCGAGAAACTCTATGACGAGGCGTTCATCCGCGCACGCTGCGACTGGGACGAGTTCGTGGACTGGGCGGACTTCGTGTCGCAACCCGCCCGCTCTCCCGAAGCGATCGAGCCGCTGACCGGGGTGAAGGCCGACGCGGTGCGCGCCGCCGCGCGGCTCTACGCGACCGGGGGGAACGGGGCGATCTATTATGGCCTTGGCGTCACCGAACATAGCCAGGGCAGCTCGACCGTCATGGCGATCGCCAATCTCGCCATGGCCACCGGCAATATCGGGCGCGAGGGCGTGGGCGTGAACCCGCTGCGGGGCCAGAATAATGTGCAGGGCGCCTGCGACATGGGCAGCTTCCCGCATGAATATAGCGGCTATCGCCATGTGTCGGACGATGCCACCCGCAAGCTGTTCGAAACCGCCTGGGGCGTTGCCCTCGACAGCGAGCCGGGCCTTCGCATCCCCAACATGCTCGACGCGGCGACCGACGGGACGTTCAAGGGGCTGTTCATCCAGGGCGAGGACATCCTCCAGTCCGACCCCAACACCCATCATGTCGCGGCGGGCCTCGCGGCGATGGAATGCGTGGTGGTCCAGGACCTGTTCCTCAACGAAACCGCCAATTACGCGCATGTCTTCCTGCCCGGATCGACCTTCCTCGAAAAGGACGGCACCTTCACCAACGCCGAACGCCGCATCCAGCGCGTGCGCAAGGTGATGGCGCCACTCAATGGCCCAAATGGCCAGGGCTATGCCGACTGGGAGATCGTGCAATTGGTCGCGAACGCCATGGGCCTCGACTGGACCTACGATCATCCTTCGCAGATCATGGACGAGATCGCCGCGCTCACCCCGACCTTCGCCGGCGTCCATTATGACCGGCTGGACGCGGAACGATCGCTGCAATGGCCCGCCAATGATGCCGCGCCCGACGGCACCCCGACCATGCACATCGACGGCTTCGTGCGGGGAAGGGGCAAGTTCGTCGTGACCGACTATGTGCCCACGGATGAAAAGACCGGGCCGCGCTTCCCGCTGCTGCTGACCACCGGGCGCATCCTCAGCCATTATAATGTCGGCGCGCAGACCCGGCGCACCGCCAATACCGCCTGGCACCCGGAGGACCGGCTGGAAATCCATCCCAGCGACGCCGACAATCGCGGTCTCAAGGATGGCGACTGGGTGACGTTGCGCAGCCGGGCGGGGGAAACGACGCTGCGCGCGATCCTCACCGAACGGGTCGCGCCCGGCGTGGTCTACACCACCTTCCACCATCCCGAAACGCAGGCCAACGTCATCACCACCGACTATTCGGACTGGGCCACCAACTGCCCGGAATATAAGGTGACGGCGGTGCAGGTGTCGGCGTCCAACGGGCCGAGCGACTGGCAGCGCGACTATGCCGAGCAGGCCCGCCACAGCCGCCGCATTGCGCCGCTGGAAGCAGCCGAATAG
- a CDS encoding formate dehydrogenase subunit delta, with amino-acid sequence MSDENDVMSTGDRLIYMANQIARNLAAQGEAEAVAATADHIASFWDPHMRARIGLLAAEKPDALSPIAAAAVRRIAR; translated from the coding sequence ATGAGCGACGAAAATGATGTCATGTCGACCGGCGACCGGCTGATCTACATGGCCAACCAGATTGCCCGCAACCTGGCGGCGCAGGGCGAGGCGGAAGCGGTCGCGGCGACGGCGGACCATATCGCCAGCTTCTGGGACCCGCACATGCGCGCGCGCATCGGGCTGCTCGCGGCGGAGAAGCCCGATGCGCTGTCGCCGATCGCGGCCGCGGCCGTCCGCCGGATCGCCCGTTGA
- the fdhD gene encoding formate dehydrogenase accessory sulfurtransferase FdhD, protein MTDLLEQETALVRLSFDRLTPDGATQAVERALAEEVPVAIEFNGIGYAVLMATPQHLDDLVLGFALAERLIGREDAPFDVDVHRTAQGIIARATLPPERTGALLDRVRHRATDSACGLCGIENLEQAIRPLPRVSAATRADRAAIFRALAALGDHQPLNAATGAAHAAAWVGADGTIRLVREDVGRHNAFDKLVGAMMRAGAGWDGGFALLSSRCSYELVEKAALADCPLLVTISAPTRLAADRAAEAGLPLVVLARSDALLAREPG, encoded by the coding sequence TTGACCGATCTGCTGGAGCAGGAAACGGCGCTTGTCCGCCTGTCCTTCGATCGGCTGACGCCCGATGGCGCGACGCAGGCGGTCGAGCGCGCGCTGGCGGAAGAAGTGCCGGTCGCGATCGAATTCAACGGCATTGGCTATGCCGTGCTGATGGCGACGCCGCAACATCTGGACGATCTGGTGCTGGGCTTTGCGCTGGCCGAACGGCTGATCGGGCGGGAGGATGCGCCGTTCGATGTCGACGTGCATCGCACCGCGCAGGGCATCATCGCCCGCGCCACGCTGCCGCCCGAACGCACCGGCGCGCTGCTGGACCGGGTGCGCCACCGGGCGACCGACAGCGCCTGCGGCCTGTGCGGGATCGAGAATCTTGAGCAGGCGATCCGGCCGCTGCCGCGCGTGAGCGCGGCGACGCGAGCGGATCGCGCGGCGATTTTCCGCGCGCTGGCGGCGCTGGGCGATCATCAGCCGTTGAACGCCGCCACCGGCGCGGCCCATGCCGCTGCCTGGGTCGGGGCGGACGGGACGATCCGGCTGGTGCGGGAGGATGTCGGCCGGCACAATGCGTTCGACAAGCTGGTCGGCGCGATGATGCGCGCCGGCGCGGGCTGGGACGGCGGCTTCGCGCTGCTGTCCTCGCGCTGCTCCTATGAACTGGTGGAAAAGGCGGCGTTGGCCGATTGTCCGCTGCTCGTCACCATTTCCGCGCCGACGCGGCTGGCGGCCGATCGGGCGGCGGAAGCGGGTCTGCCGCTGGTGGTGCTGGCCCGGTCCGATGCCCTGCTGGCGCGGGAGCCGGGGTGA
- a CDS encoding GtrA family protein, translated as MKFAQRLSPEHRALFWQIVRYGLTGLFVTACQAGIYWCLAALAGLHVQIANLIGYGAAVCIGYVSHSAITFRGHGQADDGHAARGARFVAVSLVSYALNALWVWLCVTHMGWPAWSPIPPMIFVTPGIVFLLNRQWVFR; from the coding sequence ATGAAATTCGCGCAGCGGCTGTCGCCCGAACATCGGGCGCTGTTCTGGCAGATCGTCCGCTATGGCCTGACCGGCCTGTTCGTCACCGCCTGCCAGGCCGGCATCTACTGGTGCCTCGCCGCGCTTGCGGGGCTGCATGTCCAGATCGCCAACCTGATCGGCTATGGCGCGGCGGTCTGCATCGGCTATGTCTCGCACAGCGCCATCACCTTTCGCGGCCATGGCCAGGCCGATGACGGCCACGCCGCGCGCGGGGCGCGGTTCGTCGCCGTCTCGCTGGTCAGCTATGCGCTCAACGCGCTCTGGGTCTGGCTGTGCGTCACCCATATGGGCTGGCCCGCATGGTCGCCCATCCCCCCCATGATCTTCGTGACGCCGGGGATCGTCTTCCTGCTCAACCGGCAATGGGTGTTTCGCTAG
- a CDS encoding nucleoside deaminase: protein MAPPFPLPAPMRRALDLARAAEAAGEVPIGAVVTKDGAIIGEGENRNRRDHDPSAHAEIVAMRAAAARLGDFRLTGCDLWVTLEPCPMCAGAISHARIARLYYAAADPKGGAIEQGPRLFTQPQCLHRPDVYGGIAEAEASALLRAFFLARR from the coding sequence ATGGCTCCGCCCTTTCCCCTGCCCGCGCCCATGCGCCGCGCGCTCGACCTCGCCCGCGCGGCGGAGGCGGCGGGCGAGGTGCCGATCGGCGCGGTGGTGACGAAGGACGGCGCGATCATCGGCGAGGGCGAGAATCGCAACAGGCGCGACCATGATCCCAGCGCCCATGCCGAAATCGTCGCGATGCGCGCGGCAGCGGCGCGGCTCGGCGATTTCCGGCTGACCGGCTGCGACCTCTGGGTCACGCTCGAGCCGTGCCCGATGTGCGCGGGCGCCATATCGCACGCCCGGATCGCGCGGCTCTATTATGCGGCCGCCGATCCCAAGGGCGGCGCGATCGAGCAGGGGCCGCGCCTCTTCACCCAGCCGCAATGCCTGCATCGGCCCGATGTCTATGGCGGCATCGCCGAGGCCGAGGCCTCAGCGCTGCTGCGGGCCTTCTTTCTCGCCCGACGGTGA
- the rpmB gene encoding 50S ribosomal protein L28 has translation MSRICELTGKGRQVGHNVSHANNKTKRVFLPNLQNVSLISEALETSVKLRVSTHGLRSVEHNGGLDNWLLKTSDDKLSLKARRLKRDIAKKKAAVAA, from the coding sequence ATGTCGCGCATTTGCGAGCTGACCGGCAAGGGTCGCCAGGTGGGTCACAATGTTTCCCACGCCAATAACAAGACCAAGCGTGTGTTCCTGCCCAACCTGCAGAACGTCTCGCTGATCTCCGAAGCGCTGGAAACCAGCGTCAAGCTGCGCGTGTCGACCCATGGTCTGCGCTCGGTCGAGCATAATGGCGGGCTGGACAACTGGCTGCTCAAGACCAGCGACGACAAGCTGTCGCTGAAGGCGCGTCGCCTGAAGCGCGACATCGCCAAGAAGAAGGCCGCCGTCGCGGCCTGA
- a CDS encoding esterase-like activity of phytase family protein, protein MTRILIVLALAILLLPAPPPGKPEGVHPGALLVTARPLALNAGDPAARRAGDLRYLGGWELRSANPGFGGISALLASPTGDLLGLSDSGVLMGFHVGAGPPRRRPFIAPLPVRAQDRHRPWWAWDAESITHDPASDRYWVGFELEQAICRYSPGFARVEGCRTWPELVAWPKTGSIESLSRLPDGRFLAIGEMGMTPDGRHEVLLFPGDPADHGTADPIHLRYAPPQGYRPTDVVALDARHLLVLNRRLTLQELFTATIAIVDLPERMEPGALLKARTLARLAPPLLADNFEGMALTREAGRPVLWVISDDNHEFFQRTLLLKFGLD, encoded by the coding sequence ATGACGCGAATCCTGATCGTGCTGGCGCTCGCCATCCTGCTGCTGCCAGCCCCTCCCCCCGGCAAACCGGAAGGCGTGCACCCCGGCGCGCTGCTGGTCACGGCGCGCCCGCTCGCGCTGAATGCCGGCGATCCGGCGGCGCGGCGGGCCGGGGATCTCCGCTATCTGGGCGGCTGGGAGCTGCGCAGCGCCAATCCGGGCTTCGGCGGCATTTCCGCGCTGCTGGCGTCGCCGACGGGCGACCTGCTGGGCCTGAGCGATTCCGGTGTGCTGATGGGATTCCATGTCGGGGCCGGCCCGCCACGGCGACGGCCCTTCATCGCCCCGCTGCCGGTACGCGCCCAGGACCGACACCGCCCCTGGTGGGCATGGGATGCCGAATCGATCACTCATGACCCTGCCAGCGACCGCTACTGGGTCGGCTTCGAACTGGAGCAGGCCATCTGCCGCTATTCCCCCGGCTTCGCCCGCGTCGAGGGATGCCGGACCTGGCCCGAGTTGGTCGCTTGGCCCAAGACCGGGTCGATCGAATCGCTCTCCCGCCTGCCGGACGGCCGCTTCCTGGCGATCGGGGAGATGGGGATGACGCCGGACGGGCGGCACGAGGTGCTGCTCTTCCCCGGCGATCCGGCCGACCATGGCACGGCCGACCCCATTCATCTGCGCTATGCGCCGCCGCAGGGCTATCGCCCGACCGACGTGGTGGCGCTGGATGCGCGGCACCTGCTGGTGCTGAACCGCCGGCTGACCTTGCAGGAATTGTTCACCGCGACGATCGCGATCGTCGACCTGCCCGAGCGGATGGAACCGGGCGCGCTGCTCAAGGCGCGCACCCTCGCCCGCCTCGCGCCGCCGCTGCTAGCCGACAATTTCGAAGGCATGGCCTTGACCCGCGAGGCCGGCCGGCCGGTCCTCTGGGTTATTTCCGACGACAATCACGAATTTTTCCAGCGCACGCTGCTGCTGAAATTCGGGTTGGACTGA
- a CDS encoding glycine zipper 2TM domain-containing protein — MKMKFLVNMGAALAMGAASLAVTATPAMARDGYYRGYERGDYYRGDRGYRGDRGYRGDYYRGYRGDRYYRNNYYRGDRYRGGYRCRDNGTGGTIIGAIAGGLLGNEVGKGSGRYGRRGDGTTGAIIGAGVGALAGRAIDRNC; from the coding sequence ATGAAGATGAAGTTTCTAGTGAATATGGGAGCCGCTCTGGCGATGGGCGCTGCTTCCCTGGCCGTCACCGCCACGCCGGCCATGGCCCGCGACGGCTATTATCGCGGCTATGAGCGCGGCGATTATTATCGTGGTGATCGCGGCTACCGTGGCGATCGCGGCTATCGCGGCGACTATTATCGCGGCTACCGCGGCGATCGTTATTATCGCAACAATTATTATCGCGGTGACCGCTATCGTGGCGGCTATCGCTGCCGGGACAATGGCACGGGCGGCACCATCATCGGCGCGATCGCCGGTGGCCTGCTCGGCAATGAAGTCGGCAAGGGTTCGGGCCGCTATGGCCGCCGGGGCGATGGCACCACAGGTGCGATCATCGGTGCCGGCGTGGGCGCGCTGGCCGGCCGGGCTATCGACCGCAACTGCTGA